In the Tribolium castaneum strain GA2 chromosome 1, icTriCast1.1, whole genome shotgun sequence genome, one interval contains:
- the Reg-2 gene encoding rhythmically expressed gene 2 protein: MNLSRFRLITFDVTDTLLKFRSAPGKQYGEVGAMYGVLVDSNSLSANFKSHWHKMNAEHPNFGKNGLGWQSWWKQIVVGTFKDSKLDLDDRKLDSIASHLIELYETSMCWQPSYGALGLLSYLRHRGVPMGVISNFDPRLDSTLVNTKLRHYFKFVTASYEVGVAKPSQGIFEKAMEMSGISDIKPEECLHVGNTVLLDYVGARKSGWSAALIHDKDLKQVKEKYPFVNGNYVFSSLYELHRYFLENSDVKLSAQSF, encoded by the coding sequence ATGAACCTCTCCCGTTTCCGGTTAATAACCTTCGACGTGACCGACACCCTCCTCAAATTCCGCTCGGCTCCGGGCAAGCAATACGGCGAAGTGGGCGCCATGTACGGCGTCCTCGTCGACTCCAACTCACTCAGCGCCAATTTCAAATCACACTGGCATAAAATGAACGCAGAACACCCCAATTTCGGCAAAAATGGCCTTGGCTGGCAAAGCTGGTGGAAGCAAATTGTGGTGGGCACCTTCAAGGACTCTAAATTGGACCTGGACGACCGGAAACTGGACTCAATCGCTTCGCATTTAATCGAATTGTATGAAACCTCCATGTGCTGGCAGCCCAGTTATGGGGCTTTGGGGCTGTTGTCGTATTTGAGACACCGGGGGGTGCCCATGGGGGTGATCTCTAATTTTGACCCAAGACTGGACTCGACTTTGGTCAATACGAAGTTGAGGCACTATTTTAAGTTTGTGACAGCGTCTTATGAAGTCGGAGTGGCTAAACCTAGTCAGGGGATTTTCGAAAAAGCAATGGAAATGTCTGGGATTAGCGATATCAAGCCTGAGGAGTGTCTCCATGTTGGGAACACCGTTCTTTTGGATTATGTTGGGGCCAGGAAGAGTGGATGGAGTGCTGCGTTGATACATGACAAAGACTTGAAACAAGTTAAAGAGAAATATCCCTTCGTTAATGGCAATTACGTGTTTTCGAGTTTGTACGAACTGCATagatattttttagaaaatagtgACGTTAAATTAAGTGCGCAATCGTTTTGA